A section of the Marinoscillum sp. 108 genome encodes:
- a CDS encoding ADP-ribosylglycohydrolase family protein, whose amino-acid sequence MRVNLSYICLVAILLVSINACKEQNDNQGLYSQEYAISKVDLKDKIRGGWAGQTIGVTFGGPTEFRFKGTMIQDYQNIVWHDHYIKETYELDPGLYDDVYLDLTFVNILEKVGLNAPTDSFAVEFANEDYKLWHANQAARYNILNGIMPPASGHWMNNPHADDIDFQIEADFAGMMAPGMTNTASDFCDRIGHIMNYGDGWYGGVFISAMYTLAYTSDDLDFVVSEALKTIPSQSMFYKTIADVIKWHKQYPNDWKETWFEVEKYHSSDKGCPEGVYNSFNIDARLNAAYVVIGLLYGQKDFFETMDISTRCGQDSDCNPATAAGILGVMMGYKNIPDYWKPALEEVEDLKFPYMEITLNEVYDLTFKHTLQLVEENEGKVDDDSVFIKVQQPETVPLEQSFEGMYPSEERYLRQHFTDKNINIDFTGNGIVVLGNVNSLCARSSSDYVALLDIYIDGEKVDQVKMPYDYIVRKYDIYHKYLLENGPHHVEIVWVNKDADYSIYMKSIVIYADAPAKPFNSKKVALND is encoded by the coding sequence ATGAGAGTGAATTTATCCTATATCTGTTTAGTAGCGATTTTGCTTGTTTCAATCAATGCCTGCAAGGAGCAAAATGATAATCAAGGACTTTATTCTCAGGAATATGCCATTTCAAAAGTGGACTTAAAGGACAAGATCCGTGGCGGTTGGGCCGGGCAAACGATAGGAGTGACATTTGGCGGACCTACAGAATTTCGATTTAAGGGCACCATGATTCAGGACTATCAAAACATAGTTTGGCATGATCACTATATCAAAGAAACTTATGAATTGGATCCCGGATTATATGATGACGTATACCTTGATTTGACTTTTGTTAATATCCTTGAGAAAGTTGGTCTCAATGCCCCCACAGATTCATTCGCAGTGGAGTTTGCCAATGAGGACTACAAGCTTTGGCACGCCAATCAGGCGGCTCGATACAATATCTTGAACGGCATCATGCCTCCGGCCTCTGGCCATTGGATGAACAACCCGCATGCCGATGATATTGATTTTCAAATAGAAGCAGATTTTGCCGGAATGATGGCTCCGGGTATGACCAATACTGCATCTGATTTTTGTGACCGTATCGGGCATATCATGAATTATGGTGATGGTTGGTATGGGGGGGTGTTTATCTCGGCCATGTACACGTTGGCATACACTTCTGATGATCTTGATTTTGTCGTTTCTGAAGCACTTAAGACCATTCCTTCACAAAGTATGTTTTATAAAACAATCGCTGATGTAATCAAATGGCACAAGCAATATCCAAATGATTGGAAAGAGACCTGGTTTGAAGTTGAAAAGTATCATTCATCCGATAAGGGTTGCCCAGAGGGGGTATACAATTCCTTCAACATTGATGCGCGATTGAATGCTGCATATGTGGTGATTGGATTGCTGTATGGACAGAAGGATTTTTTTGAAACAATGGACATTTCTACCCGGTGTGGTCAGGATTCTGATTGCAACCCTGCTACAGCGGCAGGAATATTGGGAGTGATGATGGGGTATAAAAACATTCCAGACTATTGGAAACCGGCATTGGAGGAGGTGGAAGATTTGAAATTCCCATATATGGAGATCACACTGAATGAGGTGTATGATTTAACCTTCAAGCACACGCTTCAATTGGTGGAAGAAAACGAAGGCAAGGTCGATGATGACAGTGTTTTTATAAAAGTTCAGCAGCCTGAGACTGTGCCATTAGAACAATCATTTGAAGGTATGTACCCGAGTGAAGAGAGGTACCTGCGTCAACATTTCACCGATAAAAATATCAATATCGATTTCACCGGAAACGGAATAGTGGTTCTTGGGAATGTGAATAGCCTCTGTGCTCGATCTTCCAGCGATTATGTTGCGCTATTGGATATCTACATAGATGGAGAGAAAGTGGATCAGGTCAAAATGCCTTACGACTACATTGTGAGAAAGTACGACATCTACCATAAGTATCTATTAGAAAACGGCCCCCATCATGTTGAGATAGTCTGGGTCAATAAGGATGCTGATTATAGCATATACATGAAATCAATTGTGATCTATGCAGATGCTCCGGCGAAACCATTCAACTCTAAAAAAGTGGCATTGAATGACTAG
- a CDS encoding ADP-ribosylglycohydrolase family protein, translating to MNYILNPISKVFSLVTALVLLGCGSTTAPADVKSEGVLAESDFSISKDDLQNKIKGGWAGQTIGVVYGAPVEFKYNGSMIHDAQNIPWNEHYVKYWWDKKPGLFDDIYTDLNFVQAFETHGLDASADSIARHWSNTAYHLAHANQASRYNILNGIMPPASGHWKNNPHADDIDFQIEADFIGLMAPGMVNEATKIADRVGHVMNSGDGWYGGVFVSALYSLAFISDEPTYIVENAIKVIPEGTEFYECISDVIKWKKEFPNDWKQTWFEVQKKWNHDTGCPKGVFLGFNIEAKINSAYVAIGMLYGDGDFSKSIDIAARCGQDADCNPATVGGVLGVMLGYDRIPDFWLKPLQEIEMDDFENTTVSLNRAYGWSMKHALGMIEKAGGSIDGSEVKIPLAKPIPVAFEQNFENTYPIERNKIDESFTDEINFEFTGNGYLLYGNMAKRSKVDVAYIDRVSKRTYGSESFGLAEPDDPYVAIMEVYIDGELDQTVKLPMMNSARRLEPAWKYQLTEGKHTLKLKWVNHDPKYEYRINDLIVFSENEPSSNLPIQ from the coding sequence ATGAACTATATATTGAATCCAATAAGTAAAGTATTTTCTCTGGTCACCGCACTTGTGTTGTTAGGTTGTGGTAGCACTACTGCACCAGCAGATGTGAAGTCGGAAGGTGTTCTGGCTGAGAGTGATTTTAGCATTTCGAAAGATGACCTACAGAACAAGATCAAAGGTGGTTGGGCAGGCCAGACCATTGGTGTGGTATATGGTGCACCTGTAGAGTTCAAATACAATGGTTCTATGATTCATGATGCTCAAAACATTCCCTGGAATGAACACTATGTGAAATACTGGTGGGATAAGAAACCAGGACTTTTCGATGATATCTATACCGATCTCAATTTTGTACAGGCATTTGAGACTCATGGTCTTGATGCTTCCGCAGATTCTATTGCCAGGCATTGGTCCAATACTGCCTACCACCTGGCTCATGCCAATCAGGCGTCTCGTTATAATATCCTGAACGGCATCATGCCACCTGCTTCAGGTCATTGGAAAAACAATCCTCATGCAGACGATATAGACTTTCAGATCGAAGCAGATTTCATCGGCTTGATGGCACCGGGTATGGTCAACGAAGCAACAAAAATCGCGGATCGGGTAGGTCATGTGATGAACAGTGGAGATGGCTGGTATGGAGGAGTATTTGTTTCCGCTTTGTACTCACTTGCATTTATCTCAGATGAACCCACTTATATCGTTGAGAATGCCATCAAGGTGATTCCTGAAGGGACCGAATTTTATGAATGCATCAGTGATGTGATAAAATGGAAGAAAGAATTCCCGAATGATTGGAAGCAAACATGGTTTGAAGTTCAAAAGAAATGGAACCATGATACCGGCTGTCCAAAGGGAGTCTTCTTAGGGTTTAATATTGAAGCAAAGATTAATTCAGCATACGTGGCAATTGGTATGCTGTATGGAGATGGTGACTTTTCAAAGTCAATAGATATTGCTGCCAGATGTGGGCAAGATGCGGATTGCAATCCAGCAACTGTCGGTGGCGTATTGGGTGTGATGCTTGGCTATGATCGTATTCCGGACTTTTGGTTAAAGCCACTTCAGGAAATCGAAATGGATGATTTTGAAAACACCACAGTTTCACTCAACAGGGCTTACGGATGGAGTATGAAGCACGCTCTGGGAATGATTGAAAAGGCGGGAGGATCCATTGATGGAAGTGAAGTCAAAATACCTCTGGCCAAACCGATTCCGGTGGCATTCGAACAGAATTTCGAAAACACTTATCCCATCGAGCGCAATAAGATTGACGAATCATTTACGGATGAGATCAATTTCGAATTTACTGGTAATGGATATTTACTATATGGGAATATGGCCAAACGATCTAAGGTGGATGTGGCATATATAGATCGTGTTTCTAAAAGAACCTACGGGTCAGAGTCATTTGGATTGGCCGAGCCAGATGATCCATATGTTGCCATTATGGAAGTGTACATAGATGGTGAGCTGGATCAAACAGTGAAGCTCCCTATGATGAATTCTGCCCGCAGATTGGAGCCAGCTTGGAAATATCAATTGACAGAAGGTAAGCATACCCTTAAACTGAAATGGGTGAATCATGATCCTAAGTATGAATATAGGATTAATGATTTGATTGTCTTTTCAGAAAACGAACCATCAAGTAACCTACCGATACAATGA
- a CDS encoding ADP-ribosylglycohydrolase family protein, with product MMNRNLILVIAISTSLLFSAKTSEAQSGSKSISVKELRNKIAGAWVGQMIGNIYGLPHENKYVSAPGDEGKWPYGYTKNLDKLRKYEGAFSDDDTDVEYMYLLNMEKYGYEPTYEQMREAWMYHIRDRVWLANRAALGLMHFGYTPPFTGDKNINPHWFQIDPQLINEIWAYTAPGMVQYAAQKSDWAARITSDDWGAEPTVHYGAMYAAAFFEKDIRKLIDIGLKELPADGRYAQTIRDMIALHKKYPNKWQDAWKEMAEKYYVNEPDLTKTIWNANLNGACGILAMLYGEGDFQRTLDLSCAMGFDADNQAATVAGLLGIVYGFDALPENLYLPIEGWVKPFNDTYINITRHELPDASIEDQIDRMLAMTLNLVKGKGGKVTGEAGQEKVIINTKATFDVPLEFYIGPAAVLEVNKAVDFTFYSEANKNYNWTLVQGDLPKGTSFEKGRLTGVPEIPGKYKITIQLDNGKKYLKKDFELLVRNENLANSAKSVLANVNTLNRDVLDSCWTTFGNSMYSDTPEIIRDGKLNGAGSVFYSLAAKAKIPKVDYYGYEWEEDQEIDMLVFNTGGMEEFGGWFTSLNVQYKNEEGKWVSAERTSIQPGLPDTDIVFFQPHFAEYVITFKPVKTKSVRIIGDAMIQDHWNKYTKNVSGFTSIAELGVYKSK from the coding sequence ATGATGAATAGAAATTTAATATTAGTAATCGCGATTTCAACCTCATTGCTGTTTTCAGCGAAAACTTCGGAAGCTCAAAGCGGCTCCAAAAGTATTTCAGTGAAAGAGCTGAGGAATAAGATAGCAGGAGCTTGGGTAGGTCAGATGATTGGTAATATCTATGGTCTTCCACATGAAAACAAGTACGTGAGCGCACCTGGTGACGAAGGTAAATGGCCATATGGGTACACCAAAAACCTGGACAAGCTTAGAAAATACGAAGGAGCTTTTTCAGATGATGATACCGATGTAGAGTACATGTATCTGCTCAATATGGAAAAGTATGGGTATGAACCTACGTATGAGCAAATGCGTGAAGCCTGGATGTACCATATTCGCGACAGAGTTTGGCTCGCCAATCGTGCTGCCTTAGGTCTAATGCATTTCGGTTACACCCCACCATTCACAGGGGACAAGAATATCAATCCGCACTGGTTTCAAATTGACCCTCAGCTAATCAATGAAATATGGGCATATACCGCTCCGGGGATGGTGCAGTATGCTGCGCAGAAATCTGATTGGGCTGCTCGTATCACTAGTGATGACTGGGGTGCCGAGCCAACAGTTCACTACGGAGCAATGTACGCAGCGGCTTTTTTCGAAAAGGATATTCGCAAGCTGATAGACATAGGGTTAAAAGAGCTCCCTGCTGATGGTCGCTATGCACAAACCATTCGTGATATGATTGCATTGCACAAAAAGTACCCCAACAAGTGGCAAGATGCCTGGAAGGAGATGGCAGAAAAGTATTATGTGAATGAACCTGACCTCACCAAAACCATTTGGAATGCAAACCTCAATGGAGCATGTGGAATATTAGCAATGTTGTACGGAGAGGGTGATTTTCAACGAACCCTTGACCTCTCTTGTGCCATGGGTTTTGATGCGGACAATCAGGCCGCAACTGTTGCCGGTCTTTTAGGAATAGTATACGGTTTTGATGCGCTTCCCGAAAACCTATACCTACCAATAGAGGGTTGGGTAAAGCCTTTTAATGACACCTATATTAATATAACGCGTCATGAATTGCCAGATGCAAGTATTGAAGATCAAATAGACAGGATGTTGGCTATGACCTTAAACCTGGTGAAAGGTAAAGGTGGGAAGGTGACAGGAGAAGCAGGGCAGGAGAAAGTGATTATTAACACCAAAGCCACTTTTGATGTGCCACTGGAGTTCTATATAGGCCCTGCTGCAGTTTTAGAGGTCAATAAAGCAGTGGACTTCACCTTTTATAGTGAGGCAAATAAAAATTACAACTGGACATTGGTCCAGGGTGATTTGCCCAAGGGTACATCTTTCGAAAAAGGGCGACTCACAGGAGTGCCTGAGATACCCGGGAAATATAAGATCACCATCCAATTGGATAATGGAAAGAAATATTTAAAGAAGGATTTTGAACTCCTGGTCCGCAATGAAAACCTGGCGAACTCAGCTAAATCGGTACTAGCAAATGTGAACACATTGAATAGAGACGTCCTTGACTCGTGTTGGACAACATTCGGTAATTCAATGTATTCTGATACTCCGGAAATTATTCGCGATGGGAAATTGAATGGTGCAGGATCAGTTTTCTATAGTTTGGCTGCCAAAGCAAAAATCCCCAAAGTGGATTATTATGGATATGAGTGGGAAGAAGATCAAGAGATAGATATGCTGGTATTTAATACTGGCGGAATGGAAGAGTTTGGTGGGTGGTTTACCTCCCTGAATGTCCAATACAAGAATGAAGAGGGAAAGTGGGTAAGCGCAGAGCGGACGAGCATTCAGCCGGGTTTACCGGATACGGATATTGTCTTCTTCCAGCCCCATTTCGCGGAATATGTCATCACCTTCAAACCAGTAAAAACTAAATCAGTCCGGATCATTGGTGATGCCATGATTCAGGATCATTGGAACAAGTACACCAAAAATGTATCGGGCTTTACGTCCATTGCCGAATTGGGTGTTTATAAATCAAAATAA
- a CDS encoding RagB/SusD family nutrient uptake outer membrane protein has product MKKYTLTITSFILLSLLTVSCFDLSESVYSEIPVDDFFNSEKDVIAYAGRAYVKLQPYPEEQRLWSLGQNASDEMVIPQKHNGEWYDQGRWEEIQKHTLNSATAGNKILTKSWDMVFEGITACNETLLVIDPIEFENKERVLAEIKILRAFYYYWAMDYWGNIPFSIDFSEKDPPQQKDRAFVFDFIVQEILDNVDAVQDVPTAEYYGRVTKGMAYTFLAKMYLNAQEWIGQNKFAEAVLACDQVIALGAYQIEPNYFTNFEVHNEGSRENIFVIPYHPQLTDEHFYWQNLTLNSASTATFNLAGVPWDGFVLQPDFFTKYSENDIRRNSFLFGQQNDIKGDPIVIGGEPFIYSPTIQDYNSRGEWEGARCAKYEYQEELSYDVVDMENDFVLFRYADVLYTKLEALHRLGRAGEFIDDPDLQLIRTRAGLTPYTVGDLTDSELLDELGREFAWEGHRRQDQIRFGVWGNSWWEKPASGTAKKLFPIPQSAINTNPNLTQNPD; this is encoded by the coding sequence ATGAAAAAGTATACACTTACTATAACATCATTCATCTTGTTAAGTCTCCTTACAGTTTCTTGTTTCGACTTATCAGAATCCGTTTATTCCGAAATACCGGTTGATGATTTCTTCAATTCTGAAAAGGATGTTATTGCTTATGCAGGACGCGCATACGTAAAGCTTCAACCCTATCCAGAGGAGCAGCGACTCTGGTCACTCGGGCAGAATGCCTCTGATGAAATGGTCATTCCACAAAAGCATAATGGGGAGTGGTATGATCAGGGTAGATGGGAGGAGATACAAAAGCATACACTCAACAGTGCTACAGCGGGAAACAAAATATTGACCAAATCATGGGATATGGTTTTCGAAGGCATCACAGCGTGCAACGAAACTCTCTTGGTAATTGATCCAATAGAGTTTGAGAATAAGGAGCGAGTGCTTGCTGAGATAAAAATTCTGCGCGCTTTCTATTACTACTGGGCCATGGATTATTGGGGAAATATCCCATTCTCTATTGATTTCAGTGAGAAAGATCCACCACAGCAAAAGGACAGAGCGTTCGTATTTGATTTTATAGTTCAGGAGATATTGGACAATGTAGATGCAGTGCAAGATGTGCCTACGGCAGAGTATTATGGTAGGGTTACCAAAGGAATGGCCTATACCTTTTTAGCTAAAATGTATTTGAACGCTCAGGAATGGATCGGCCAAAATAAATTTGCAGAAGCCGTATTGGCCTGCGATCAGGTGATAGCATTGGGGGCATATCAAATTGAACCCAATTACTTTACCAATTTCGAAGTGCATAATGAGGGTTCGCGGGAGAATATATTCGTTATCCCATACCACCCACAGCTTACAGATGAGCATTTCTATTGGCAGAACCTGACATTGAATTCTGCAAGTACTGCTACGTTTAACTTGGCAGGTGTGCCATGGGATGGATTCGTCTTGCAGCCAGATTTTTTCACGAAGTATTCTGAGAATGATATTCGTAGAAATTCTTTCCTGTTTGGACAGCAAAATGACATCAAAGGTGATCCGATTGTAATCGGAGGAGAGCCCTTCATATACAGTCCTACCATTCAAGATTACAATTCGAGAGGTGAGTGGGAAGGTGCACGATGTGCGAAGTATGAATATCAGGAAGAGCTCAGCTATGACGTGGTGGATATGGAAAATGATTTCGTGCTCTTCAGATACGCGGATGTGCTTTATACAAAACTGGAAGCGCTACACCGTCTGGGGAGAGCTGGTGAATTCATTGATGATCCGGATCTTCAGTTGATTAGAACACGCGCTGGACTCACTCCTTATACCGTAGGCGATCTCACAGATTCTGAATTATTGGACGAACTAGGGAGGGAATTTGCCTGGGAAGGTCACAGACGACAAGATCAAATTCGATTTGGAGTATGGGGAAATTCCTGGTGGGAAAAACCCGCTTCAGGTACGGCTAAAAAGCTTTTTCCTATTCCTCAAAGTGCCATCAACACTAATCCAAATCTTACTCAAAACCCCGATTGA
- a CDS encoding SusC/RagA family TonB-linked outer membrane protein — MKSHSRQHSILFVYLFLAVFVTCPITKVMAQSSGEIIIKGKVTDETNNSIPGVSVYVKGTQTGTITDIDGGYALSGPSEGILVFSSIGFETVEVSANNRSVIDIQMSVSTQALDEIVVIGYGTTTKKEITGAVTTVKSEDFNRGGFNDPMGLIQGKVAGLTITKPNGADPMSGYQILLRGVSTLTSGQGPLIIIDGVIGADLKNINFQDVESFDVLKDGSAAAIYGTRGTNGVIIITTKAAKKGQQVLEYSGQVSVQVAPRGVRNLSAKEFKHAIETYQPSKTGSLFGSETDWFDEITNDLPVSYQHNISLSGGSESFSHRTSLTHSTDQGLLRDNLSERILLKTNIKQKVFDDRLLLDFNFTNNLRKYSPANYDLFSQAFIQNPTQPVYDDSDPATGGYSFKQGLGYYNPVAMLNERTREGQTNDIVLNLRATLEITDDLSWSNFISTQKSEWEENSYKTKYYPTILGINGEAEISNGRNSNTLYESMFNYQKEVNDHDFQVVAGYTFQEFEMNSSYVGNYNFDTDVFLHNNISAGSFFREGKSEMGSYQESSRLIALFGRLMYNYDEKYLASISLRREGSSKFGDNNKWGLFPAVSLGWRLSEESLFKDISWINDLKLRLGYGVTGNQDFSPYRSLILLERVGSLFYNQEWINSYGPGQNPNPDLKWEKKQELNVGVDFSVFERRLSGSVEYYLRKTSDLLWEFQVPVPPYLYPYLFTNVGTISNRGVELTLNAMLMKRGNFGWSSTFTASHNKNFLDKISNSEFTQSTYETAFLGGTIGVWSQRIKEGEELGTFYGPVWLGVDEHGNDIFKNQNPVGEVDKSKWEKIGSANPIAVLGWSNALTYKNWNLNLAFRGGIGGKVLNSNRLYYESWTAIGLRNIVHTQLENPEFIRNVTYSSKYIEDASFLKLDNVTLQYGFDLNSKYISRLSVSGSAQNVFWISGYKGIDPEVNLGGLEPGIDRLSYYPRTTTLTLGVNATF, encoded by the coding sequence ATGAAATCACATTCTAGGCAACATTCTATACTTTTTGTTTATCTGTTTCTTGCAGTATTTGTGACCTGCCCGATTACTAAAGTGATGGCCCAATCAAGTGGTGAGATCATCATTAAGGGGAAAGTTACGGATGAAACAAATAATTCAATCCCGGGTGTCAGCGTGTATGTCAAAGGCACACAGACGGGCACAATTACTGATATAGATGGCGGCTATGCCTTATCTGGGCCATCAGAAGGGATTTTAGTTTTTTCATCGATTGGCTTTGAGACTGTCGAAGTTTCAGCGAATAATAGAAGTGTGATTGATATCCAAATGAGCGTGTCAACTCAGGCCTTAGATGAAATTGTGGTAATTGGATACGGTACAACGACTAAAAAGGAAATTACCGGAGCGGTCACCACTGTGAAGTCTGAAGATTTTAATAGAGGAGGATTCAATGATCCAATGGGCTTAATTCAGGGGAAGGTAGCAGGCTTGACCATCACCAAACCGAATGGTGCAGACCCAATGTCTGGTTACCAAATCCTTTTGCGTGGAGTGAGTACACTTACATCAGGCCAGGGACCACTCATTATTATAGATGGAGTCATTGGAGCTGATTTGAAGAACATTAATTTTCAGGACGTTGAATCATTTGATGTACTTAAAGACGGTTCGGCCGCAGCCATCTACGGCACAAGAGGTACAAATGGTGTTATCATCATCACTACCAAAGCGGCAAAAAAGGGACAGCAAGTACTGGAATACTCAGGTCAGGTTTCGGTGCAAGTGGCACCAAGAGGTGTCAGAAACTTATCTGCCAAAGAATTTAAACATGCCATAGAAACTTATCAGCCTTCTAAAACAGGTAGTCTTTTTGGTAGCGAAACAGACTGGTTTGATGAAATCACCAACGATCTTCCGGTCAGCTACCAGCACAATATTTCGCTCTCTGGAGGAAGTGAAAGCTTTTCTCATCGTACGTCCCTAACGCACAGTACTGATCAGGGATTATTGCGAGATAATCTTTCGGAAAGGATTCTTCTTAAGACTAACATTAAGCAAAAGGTATTTGATGATAGGTTACTGTTGGATTTCAATTTCACGAACAACTTAAGGAAATATAGCCCAGCCAACTACGACCTATTCAGTCAGGCATTTATCCAGAATCCTACCCAGCCTGTCTATGATGATTCTGATCCGGCTACAGGAGGCTATTCATTCAAACAAGGCCTGGGTTACTACAACCCTGTTGCCATGCTGAATGAGAGAACGCGAGAGGGACAAACGAATGACATAGTCCTAAACCTTAGAGCAACACTAGAGATCACAGATGATCTTTCCTGGAGCAACTTCATCTCAACACAAAAATCGGAATGGGAAGAGAATTCCTATAAGACGAAATATTATCCTACCATTCTCGGTATAAATGGGGAAGCAGAAATATCAAATGGCCGCAATAGTAATACGCTATACGAAAGCATGTTCAATTACCAAAAGGAAGTAAACGATCATGATTTTCAGGTAGTTGCCGGATATACCTTTCAAGAGTTTGAAATGAATAGCTCTTATGTGGGAAATTACAATTTCGATACGGATGTGTTTCTCCACAATAATATTTCTGCAGGCTCATTCTTTAGAGAAGGAAAGTCCGAAATGGGTTCTTACCAGGAATCAAGTAGGCTTATAGCTCTTTTCGGAAGACTCATGTACAATTATGATGAAAAGTACCTTGCGTCGATCTCCTTGAGAAGGGAGGGCTCATCTAAATTCGGAGATAACAACAAATGGGGGTTATTCCCAGCTGTGAGCTTAGGCTGGAGACTGAGTGAAGAATCACTCTTCAAAGACATTAGCTGGATAAATGATTTGAAACTTAGGTTGGGTTATGGGGTTACAGGTAATCAGGATTTCAGTCCTTACAGATCGTTGATTTTGTTGGAGCGCGTGGGTAGTTTGTTTTATAATCAGGAGTGGATCAATTCATACGGTCCAGGGCAGAATCCAAACCCTGACCTGAAATGGGAGAAGAAGCAAGAGTTAAATGTTGGTGTTGACTTTTCAGTGTTTGAGCGGCGGCTCAGCGGCAGTGTTGAATATTACCTAAGAAAAACCAGCGACTTGCTTTGGGAGTTTCAGGTGCCAGTCCCACCTTATTTGTACCCATACTTATTTACCAATGTTGGAACCATTAGTAATCGGGGGGTAGAACTTACCTTGAACGCTATGCTTATGAAAAGGGGCAACTTTGGTTGGAGTTCTACTTTCACCGCCAGTCACAACAAGAATTTCCTGGACAAAATTTCAAATAGCGAGTTTACGCAATCAACCTACGAAACAGCTTTTCTGGGAGGTACCATAGGCGTGTGGTCACAACGAATCAAGGAAGGGGAAGAACTCGGTACTTTTTATGGACCCGTTTGGTTAGGTGTTGATGAGCATGGTAACGACATATTTAAAAATCAAAACCCTGTTGGAGAGGTAGATAAGAGTAAGTGGGAGAAGATCGGCAGTGCTAACCCCATTGCGGTGCTTGGCTGGAGTAATGCTTTGACCTACAAAAACTGGAATCTAAATCTTGCGTTTCGTGGGGGAATCGGAGGCAAAGTGTTGAATTCTAACAGGTTATATTATGAATCCTGGACCGCCATTGGATTACGCAATATTGTACATACACAATTGGAGAACCCGGAATTTATTAGAAACGTCACCTATTCATCAAAGTATATTGAAGATGCTTCCTTCTTAAAGCTGGACAACGTAACGCTTCAATACGGTTTCGACTTGAATTCAAAATACATATCCAGGTTAAGTGTATCAGGGTCGGCACAAAATGTTTTTTGGATTTCGGGTTATAAGGGGATCGATCCTGAAGTTAATCTTGGGGGCTTAGAGCCCGGCATTGACCGATTATCCTACTATCCAAGAACGACCACTCTTACTCTGGGAGTAAACGCGACCTTTTAA
- the rbsK gene encoding ribokinase: MGNKKILVIGSCNTDMVIKSDRLPIPGETVIGGTFLMNAGGKGANQAVAAARQGGKVTFVSKTGNDVFGKQSIELYNAEGINTDFIFSDAKNSSGVALIMVDSHGENCIAVASGANGSLVPDDIEKAKNELDAADYVLMQLEIPMETVEYAAELAWKKGTPVILNPAPARTLSDKLLKCLFLVTPNETEAEILSGIKVFDFNSAKQAADIISNKGVPNVVITMGAMGAFIKENDEYSLVEATKVDAIDTTAAGDCFSGTLVVGLSEGKTIQEAVRTASKASSITVTRMGAQSSIPYRNELQLIENGLSK, translated from the coding sequence ATGGGCAATAAAAAAATTCTTGTTATCGGAAGTTGCAATACAGACATGGTAATAAAATCGGATCGACTACCTATACCAGGAGAGACGGTCATCGGAGGAACTTTCCTAATGAATGCAGGGGGTAAGGGAGCCAATCAAGCTGTGGCAGCGGCTCGTCAGGGAGGTAAAGTCACATTCGTTTCTAAAACTGGAAACGATGTGTTTGGAAAGCAATCCATCGAGCTTTATAACGCTGAGGGAATCAACACTGACTTTATATTTTCCGACGCTAAAAACTCATCTGGGGTGGCGCTGATTATGGTGGATTCTCATGGTGAGAATTGCATAGCGGTAGCTTCAGGCGCAAATGGAAGTTTGGTTCCCGACGATATTGAAAAGGCTAAAAACGAATTAGATGCGGCGGACTATGTCTTAATGCAATTAGAGATTCCCATGGAGACTGTAGAGTATGCAGCAGAATTGGCCTGGAAAAAAGGCACTCCTGTAATCCTAAATCCGGCACCAGCCAGAACCCTGTCAGACAAACTACTCAAATGCCTCTTCCTTGTGACACCAAACGAAACCGAGGCGGAAATCCTATCTGGAATCAAGGTATTTGACTTTAATAGTGCTAAGCAGGCTGCAGATATAATTAGCAACAAGGGTGTGCCCAATGTGGTGATTACCATGGGTGCTATGGGTGCTTTTATCAAGGAGAACGATGAGTATTCTTTGGTGGAGGCCACCAAAGTGGATGCCATCGACACTACTGCTGCTGGTGATTGCTTTAGCGGCACACTTGTGGTTGGCCTTTCTGAAGGTAAAACCATACAGGAGGCTGTAAGAACAGCTTCAAAAGCGTCCTCAATAACTGTAACTCGTATGGGTGCTCAGTCTTCCATTCCGTACCGCAATGAATTACAATTGATTGAAAACGGGCTATCTAAATAA